In the Dama dama isolate Ldn47 chromosome 13, ASM3311817v1, whole genome shotgun sequence genome, one interval contains:
- the LOC133067994 gene encoding nucleus accumbens-associated protein 1-like — translation MTRRKRPWVNQGNTLNSDTGNLQGNKTRCSSNIAVQPQSFQQILSFCYTGRLSMNMGDQFLLMYTAGFLQIQEIMEKGTEFFLKVSSPSCYSQGLHAEEAPSSEPQSPVAQTSSWPACGTPLPLVSRVKTEQQESDSVQCTPVAKRLWDSGQKEAGGGSGGNGSRKMAKFSTPDLAVNRPAQQAPVVAAAQPTGVAAGAGAGPPTAGAAAAGGVSGPSTSERTSPGTSSAYTSDSPGSYHNEEDEEEDAGEEGTDEQSRQICNVYTMYRMMNVGQTAEKVEALPEQVAPESRNRIRVRQDLAPLPAELINQIGNRCHPKLYDEGDPSEKLELVTGTNVYITRAQLMNCHVSAGTRHKVLLRRLLASFFDRNTLANSCGTGIRSSSNNPSRKPLDSRVLHAVKYYCQNFAPNFKESEMNAIAADMCTNAQRVVRKSWIPKVKPLMAEGDAYTTFISYTGKIEPDMMGVEHGYETASHDGEAGPSAEEALQ, via the exons ATGACGAGAAGGAAAAGGCCATGGGTTAATCAGGGCAACACCCTCAATTCAGACACTGGGAATCTCCAAGGGAACAAGACACGCTGCAG TTCAAATATTGCCGTGCAGCCCCAGTCCTTCCAGCAGATCCTCAGCTTCTGCTACACGGGCCGCCTGAGCATGAACATGGGTGACCAGTTCCTGCTCATGTACACGGCCGGCTTTCTGCAGATCCAGGAGATCATGGAGAAGGGGACCGAATTCTTCCTCAAGGTGAGCTCCCCCAGCTGCTACTCCCAGGGCCTGCACGCTGAGGAGGCCCCCTCGTCCGAGCCCCAGAGCCCCGTGGCGCAGACGTCGAGCTGGCCGGCCTGCGGCACTCCGCTGCCCCTGGTGTCGCGCGTCAAGACAGAGCAGCAGGAGTCGGACTCTGTGCAGTGCACGCCCGTGGCCAAGCGGCTGTGGGACAGCGGCCAGAAGGAGGCCGGGGGCGGCAGCGGGGGCAATGGCAGCCGCAAGATGGCCAAGTTCTCCACGCCAGACCTGGCTGTCAACCGGCCGGCCCAGCAGGCCCCCGTGGTGGCGGCGGCACAGCCCACCGGGGTGGCGGCGGGGGCGGGAGCCGGGCCGCCAAcagcgggggcggcggcggcaggCGGTGTGAGCGGGCCCAGCACGTCAGAGCGGACCAGCCCCGGCACCTCAAGCGCCTACACCAGCGACAGCCCCGGCTCCTACCACAATgaggaggacgaggaggaggacGCGGGCGAGGAGGGCACGGACGAGCAGTCCCGGCAGATCTGCAACGTGTACACCATGTACCGCATGATGAACGTCGGCCAGACTGCCGAGAAGGTGGAGGCCCTCCCTGAGCAGGTGGCCCCTGAGTCTCGGAATCGCATCCGAGTGCGGCAGGACCTAGCGCCTCTCCCCGCCGAGCTCATCAACCAGATTGGCAACCGCTGCCACCCCAAGCTCTACGACGAGGGCGACCCCTCAGAGAAGCTGGAGCTGGTGACAGGCACCAACGTGTACATCACGAGGGCGCAGCTCATGAACTGCCACGTCAGCGCAGGCACACGCCACAAGGTCCTGCTGCGGCGCCTCCTGGCCTCCTTCTTTGACCGGAACACGCTGGCCAACAGCTGTGGCACCGGCATCCGCTCCTCCAGCAACAACCCCAGCCGCAAACCGCTGGACAGTCGCGTGCTCCACGCCGTCAAATACTACTGCCAGAACTTCGCCCCCAACTTCAAGGAGAGCGAGATGAACGCCATTGCGGCCGACATGTGCACCAACGCCCAACGCGTTGTGCGCAAGAGCTGGATCCCCAAGGTCAAGCCGCTCATGGCTGAGGGCGACGCCTACACCACCTTCATCAGCTACACGGGCAAGATAGAGCCGGACATGATGGGTGTGGAGCACGGCTACGAGACGGCCAGCCACGACGGCGAGGCCGGCCCCTCAGCCGAGGAGGCCCTCCAGTAA